From Ferroacidibacillus organovorans:
TTGTCCGAGTGTCATGGCCGATCCGAGTCGATGATGTTCAATCGACACGATATTGACACCGGTTTCTGCCACCGCGCGCAAGAGTACCATGAGTGAACCGGGACGGTCGGGAATCTTTGTAACGTATCGCGCAAACCGCCCCGCCGCGCTCAGACCGTGTTCAATGATGCGCGACAGAAAACTGACATCCACATTGCCGCCTGACAGGATGACCGCTGTTTTGTCTGTAGACTTTGGTAGCTTGTCCGTGATGACTGCCGCGACGGCAGCCGCGCTAGCGCCTTCGCTGACCACCTTGCAGCGTTCCAAGAGTACAACCATGGCGCGCGCAATCTCCTCGTCGTCAACACAGACAACATCATCCACGTAGTTTCTTATCGCTTCAAAAGTGCGCACGCCCGGTCGCTTGACGGCGATGCCATCGGCAATGGTTGAAACGTGATCAAGCGATGTGATGTAGCCGGCTGCGAGTGACGCGGTGACACAGGCAGCTCCGCTTGCTTCGACGCCGTAAATTTTAATCGAAGGTTTTAAGGCTTTCAGTGCAATGGCGATCCCGGAGATTAGCCCGCCACCGCCGATCGCTGCGACGACAGATTCCAAATCGGGTTGTTGATCAAGAATTTCGAGCGCAATGGTGCCTTGTCCCGCGATGATATCGTCATCGTCAAACGCCGAAATGAACGTCATTCCCGTTTCTTTTTGAAGTGCACAGGCGTGAACAAGCGCCGCGTCAAAATCTGCGCCATGCAGTGTGACGGTTGCACCATAGCTGCGCGTCGCCTCTACTTTTGAAAGAGGGGCTCCGCTTGGCATGACGATGTGGCAGGGAATGTTTAACGCGTGCGCAGCAAACGCGACGCCTTGTGCGTGGTTTCCGGCAGAGGCGGCGATGACACCGACTTCCTTTGCTTCTCTTGATAAACGTTGAATTTTATTATAAGCTCCACGAATTTTAAATGATCCCGTACGCTGTAAGTTTTCGAGCTTGAGATAGATCGGTCGCTTTGCAAGCTCACTGAGGCGATGTGAAAAATCAAGCGGTGTTCGTTCGCAGACTCCCGCGAGCAGGTTTTGCGCCTGCCTTATTTCTTCAATTGTGATGGTCAAATCATTCACCCCGCCTAAATCCTGAAAAAAGCAGTGTTTTTCTTTTCGATCCTGTGAGTCTATGGTACATTGTATCAAAAACATGAGCCGGAAGGGAGGTTTTGCGATGAGCACGGAGGCGGATCAAGTCATCGGGCGGCTTTACCCGCGTGTTCGCGAGACGCTTCACAAGATACGCCCCTATGTTCCAGGGAGACCTGCCACCGATGTGATGAGGGAGTTTGGACTCTCAGACGTGGTGAAACTGGCCTCGAATGAAAATCCGTTCGGCTCATCATCGCGCGCGAGAGAAGCCGTTTTTGAAGCTGCACAAGAGATGCATCGCTATCCAGATGGCGCAACGCAGTCACTGCGCGCGGCGATTGCCAGACACCTCACTTTGCAGCCGGATCAGGTATTGGTGAGCAACGGCTCTGACGAGATGATCAAAATGGTCTCTGAGACGTTTTTGCAGCCAGGGGATGAAGTGGTGGCGCCTTTTCCTTCCTTCGCCCAGTATGGGTTTGGGGCAAACGTGATGGGTGCAACGATGGTGAACGTCCCTTTGACGCCCTCCTTTTTTTACGATGTGGACACGCTGCTTGCGCGCATCACTGAGCGTACGAAGATTGTGTATCTCTGTTCGCCAAACAATCCGACGGGCACGTGGCTTACGCACAAGCAGGCGGAATCCTATATGGCGCGTGTTCCCGACCATGTTCTGACCGTTTTTGATGAGGCGTATGTCGAGTATGTCGACGCAGAGGATCCGCTCGATACGCTACCCTGGATTCGCGAGGGAAAGGCGGTGCTGTCGCTTCGCACGTTTTCAAAAATGTACGGACTTGCCGGCTTGCGCCTTGGTTATGCACTGGGGAATCCGGGCATTCTCTCCTTTATCGAGAAGGTGCGCGAACCGTTTAACGCAAATGCACTGGCACAGTGCGCGGCAGAAGCTGCGCTTTCGGATACGGCGTTTGTCGAGATGGTGCGCAGGAAGACAAAAGAAGGAAGACGCCAAATCGAGGCAGGCGTGAAAGCGCTGGGCTATCATACCGTGCCATCCCAAGGGAATTTTACATTAGTGTATACAGGGAACGGTCGTGAGACGTTTGAGCGTTTACAGCGTCTGGGGGTCATTGTGCGTGCGGGCTTCCCAGGCCTTGATGCGTATATACGGGTGTCAATTGGCACATTTGAAGAAAACGAACGGTTTCTTCAGGCGCTTAAGACGCTATCTTAAGAAATAAAGAGAAATGCAGAGCAGAGCTAAGGGAGAAGATGGAGATGGCAGAAGACCGTTTGAAAGATTTGCGTTCTGAATTGGACGTTATCAACCTTGAATTGTTGCAATTGTTGAGCAAACG
This genomic window contains:
- the hisC gene encoding histidinol-phosphate transaminase encodes the protein MSTEADQVIGRLYPRVRETLHKIRPYVPGRPATDVMREFGLSDVVKLASNENPFGSSSRAREAVFEAAQEMHRYPDGATQSLRAAIARHLTLQPDQVLVSNGSDEMIKMVSETFLQPGDEVVAPFPSFAQYGFGANVMGATMVNVPLTPSFFYDVDTLLARITERTKIVYLCSPNNPTGTWLTHKQAESYMARVPDHVLTVFDEAYVEYVDAEDPLDTLPWIREGKAVLSLRTFSKMYGLAGLRLGYALGNPGILSFIEKVREPFNANALAQCAAEAALSDTAFVEMVRRKTKEGRRQIEAGVKALGYHTVPSQGNFTLVYTGNGRETFERLQRLGVIVRAGFPGLDAYIRVSIGTFEENERFLQALKTLS
- the ilvA gene encoding threonine ammonia-lyase, which codes for MTITIEEIRQAQNLLAGVCERTPLDFSHRLSELAKRPIYLKLENLQRTGSFKIRGAYNKIQRLSREAKEVGVIAASAGNHAQGVAFAAHALNIPCHIVMPSGAPLSKVEATRSYGATVTLHGADFDAALVHACALQKETGMTFISAFDDDDIIAGQGTIALEILDQQPDLESVVAAIGGGGLISGIAIALKALKPSIKIYGVEASGAACVTASLAAGYITSLDHVSTIADGIAVKRPGVRTFEAIRNYVDDVVCVDDEEIARAMVVLLERCKVVSEGASAAAVAAVITDKLPKSTDKTAVILSGGNVDVSFLSRIIEHGLSAAGRFARYVTKIPDRPGSLMVLLRAVAETGVNIVSIEHHRLGSAMTLGQVEVQLSVETRDLAQIKELSDRLSRLGYLFSIS